One window of the Zea mays cultivar B73 chromosome 3, Zm-B73-REFERENCE-NAM-5.0, whole genome shotgun sequence genome contains the following:
- the LOC100382299 gene encoding Pentatricopeptide repeat-containing protein chloroplastic/mitochondrial — protein MQLLKPKEAATLPREALEAHIVSLVRRCPGLLALRSAHAHLTRLRLPRLTAAFALSKLLASCVSAPAPAAAQAAASSYARNLFDQIPDPTAFCYNSLIRALPAAGSAPALAVYRRMLRAGSPRPNSFTLAFALKACAAVPAPGEGRQLHAQALRQGLATSAYVQTGLLNLYAKCEQVALARTVFDGMAGDKNLVAWSAMVSGYSRVGMVNEALGLFREMQAVGVEPDEVTMVSVISACAKAGALDLGKWVHAYIDRKGITVDLELSTALIDMYAKCGLIERARGVFDAMVEKDTKAWSAMIVGFAIHGLVEDALGLFSRMLELKVRPNNVTFIGVLSACAHSGLVEDGRRYWSIMQNLGIKPSMENYGCMVDLLCRSGLLDDAYSFVIGMPVSPNSVIWRTLLVACKSSNRIDIAESATKRLLELEPHNPENYVLLSNLYASNSQWDRVSYLRRKMKGKNVTAIAGRSSIEINGHLHEFVVSDDSHPEIREIRLVLREMADRVRRAGHKPWTAAVLHDVGEEEKEAALCQHSERLAIAYGLLKTRAPHVIRVVKNLRFCLDCHEVAKIISKAYNREIVVRDRVRFHKFMGGSCSCKDFW, from the exons ATGCAACTGCTCAAACCGAAGGAAGCCGCCACACTCCCGCGCGAGGCCCTCGAGGCCCACATCGTCTCGCTGGTCCGCCGATGCCCGGGCCTCCTCGCGCTCCGCAGCGCGCACGCGCACCTCACGCGGCTCCGCCTCCCGCGCCTCACCGCCGCCTTCGCGCTCTCGAAGCTCCTCGCCTCCTGCGTCTCGGCGCCCGCACCAGCCGCAGCCCAAGCCGCGGCGTCCTCCTACGCCCGCAACCTGTTCGACCAAATCCCCGACCCGACCGCCTTCTGCTACAACTCCCTCATCCGCGCGCTCCCCGCCGCGGGCTCCGCTCCCGCCCTGGCCGTCTACCGCCGCATGCTGCGGGCGGGGTCCCCGCGTCCCAACAGCTTCACGCTCGCGTTCGCGCTCAAGGCCTGCGCGGCCGTGCCAGCTCCTGGCGAGGGACGGCAGCTGCACGCGCAGGCGCTCCGCCAGGGGCTAGCGACTAGCGCCTACGTGCAGACCGGGCTGCTCAACCTCTACGCCAAGTGCGAGCAGGTTGCGCTTGCGAGGACTGTGTTTGATGGCATGGCCGGGGACAAGAATCTTGTCGCTTGGAGCGCGATGGTCAGTGGGTACTCGAGGGTGGGGATGGTGAATGAAGCGCTGGGGCTGTTCCGGGAGATGCAGGCGGTGGGTGTGGAGCCGGATGAGGTCACCATGGTCAGTGTGATATCCGCGTGCGCCAAGGCAGGGGCACTTGATCTGGGGAAGTGGGTGCATGCTTATATCGATAGGAAAGGTATCACCGTCGATCTAGAGCTGAGCACCGCTTTGATTGATATGTATGCTAAGTGTGGGTTGATAGAGCGGGCGAGAGGAGTGTTTGATGCGATGGTGGAGAAGGATACCAAGGCATGGAGCGCAATGATAGTTGGATTTGCAATTCATGGGCTTGTAGAGGATGCATTGGGACTTTTCTCAAGAATGCTAGAGCTCAAG GTGAGGCCTAACAATGTCACCTTTATCGGTGTGCTGTCCGCCTGTGCTCATAGTGGGTTAGTGGAAGATGGACGGCGGTATTGGTCCATTATGCAAAATTTGGGAATTAAACCTTCAATGGAGAATTATGGCTGCATGGTTGATCTCCTGTGTCGATCTGGCCTTCTGGATGATGCTTACTCCTTTGTTATTGGCATGCCTGTCTCACCGAATTCAGTAATCTGGAGGACACTTCTCGTGGCTTGTAAAAGCTCGAACAGGATTGACATAGCAGAATCAGCAACAAAGAGGCTCCTTGAGTTAGAACCTCACAATCCAGAGAACTACGTTCTGCTCTCCAACTTGTACGCATCCAACTCCCAGTGGGACAGAGTGAGCTATCTGAGGAGAAAGATGAAAGGCAAGAATGTTACTGCTATTGCTGGACGTAGTTCGATTGAAATAAACGGCCACCTGCATGAGTTTGTGGTGAGTGATGATTCACACCCTGAAATCAGGGAGATAAGGCTGGTTCTCAGAGAGATGGCGGATCGAGTGCGACGAGCTGGCCACAAACCTTGGACTGCAGCCGTTCTGCATGACGTCGGTGAAGAGGAAAAGGAAGCTGCGCTTTGTCAACACAGTGAAAGGCTAGCCATCGCATATGGGTTGCTAAAGACAAGAGCCCCTCATGTCATTCGGGTGGTGAAGAACTTGAGGTTTTGCCTTGATTGTCATGAAGTGGCCAAAATAATAAGCAAGGCATACAACCGAGAAATCGTCGTTAGGGATCGTGTTCGTTTCCACAAATTTATGGGAGGAAGTTGTTCCTGTAAGGACTTTTGGtga
- the LOC100217067 gene encoding uncharacterized protein LOC100217067 isoform 2 (isoform 2 is encoded by transcript variant 2) — translation MRPFHTPRPNQHHRARPGGDPGPPHLPGTPMHPAFPPPVPNLAAAANPMAAAAAANPFLALQLLGQAQQLQNLGFLAAAALQKQQQQAPFFPGGFPSNPNQFAPFAGGPPPVGFNGGGAFRPGGAWICGPRPPSPMMSPAGNGSNNNNIAGSGGASRPIFNVGRKDHNNIAGSGGMPRPILDAGRKDRDSSAGGNGEPYHFENRADGISNFVSENGNKITDQKSGFSVGRDGRGGRQFGAFRGRGRGRHPNQNRGRGSNNWGEIKSNFMGHKSSASKHCSDIAAPASGGRRKPPPIIYDANEVKQWVEARKKNYPTSVNVNKKLSEMKSDNENKDKDAQLRRQELKEVIAKQQELGFDPPELPPGYLSEIGDQCIENKNNRKTQFRDSHFGNRFNNNKRSRYERGGFQSKRSKVWNCTPHADHGMVKSREPTLLQKLLSSDIKRDRHRLLHVFRFMTLNNFFKDWPDRPLQFPSVKMNQIEIGSNISTDDLENAGMSKDSILGVNENGDWKELSSIDEEDTDSANHNDEDVDDDSVDSSIEDGAEEDGYEEQFNEPEDDTAV, via the exons ATGCGCCCCTTCCACACTCCCCGCCCCAACCAACATCACCGCGCACGGCCCGGCGGCGACCCGGGCCCGCCTCACCTTCCCGGTACCCCCATGCACCCCGCCTTCCCGCCACCTGTCCCcaacctcgccgccgccgccaaccCCATGGCTGCAGCGGCGGCGGCCAACCCTTTCCTGGCGCTGCAGCTTCTAGGCCAGGCCCAGCAGCTCCAGAATCTCGGtttcctcgccgccgccgcgctccagaagcagcagcagcaggcgccgTTCTTTCCTGGAGGGTTCCCTTCGAACCCCAATCAGTTTGCGCCTTTCGCGGGTGGCCCCCCGCCTGTCGGTTTCAATGGCGGCGGGGCGTTTCGACCGGGCGGTGCTTGGATTTGTGGGCCGCGGCCACCCAGTCCCATGATGAGCCCTGCGGGGAACGGTTCCAACAACAACAACATCGCTGGAAGCGGTGGAGCGTCGAGGCCGATTTTCAACGTTGGGAGGAAGGACCACAACAATATAGCTGGCAGCGGTGGCATGCCGAGGCCGATTCTCGACGCTGGGAGGAAGGACCGGGATAGCAGTGCTGGCGGCAACGGCGAG CCGTATCACTTTGAGAATAGAGCGGATGGCATATCTAATTTTGTCTCTGAAAATGGGAACAAAATAACAGACCAGAAATCAGGATTTAGCGTTGGAAGAGATGGTAGAGGTGGCAGGCAATTTGGTGCATttagagggaggggcagaggaagGCATCCTAATCAAAATCGTGGAAGAG GAAGCAACAACTGGGGAGAAATAAAATCAAACTTCATGGGACACAAAAGTTCAGCATCAAAGCATTGCAGTGATATTGCAGCTCCAGCATCTGGAGGACGCCGAAA GCCCCCTCCAATaatttatgatgcaaatgaagtTAAACAGTGGGTAGAGGCACGAAAAAAGAACTACCCTACAAGTGTCAACGTAAATAAG AAGTTGTCTGAGATGAAATCAGATAATGAAAACAAGGACAAAGATGCCCAACTGCGACGTCAG GAACTGAAGGAAGTCATAGCAAAGCAACAAGAGCTGGGTTTTGACCCACCTGAGCTACCGCCTGGCTATCTATCAGAAATTGGGGATCAATGCattgaaaataaaaataatagGAAAACTCAATTCAGGGATTCTCATTTTGGAAATCGTTTCAATAATAACAAAAGATCAAGGTATGAGCGTGGAGGTTTTCAGTCTAAAAGATCTAAGGTATGGAACTGTACTCCTCACGCTGATCACGGGATGGTCAAGAGCAGAGAACCAACCCTCCTGCAGAAGCTTCTTAGCTCTGATATCAAGAGGGATAGACATAGACTTCTTCACGTGTTCAGATTCATGACCTTGAACAATTTCTTTAAGGACTGGCCTGACAGGCCTTTACAGTTTCCTAGTGTTAAGATGAATCAGATTGAAATAGGAAGCAATATTAGCACAGATGACTTGGAGAATGCTGGGATGTCCAAAGACAGCATCCTTGGTGTAAACGAAAATGGTGATTGGAAAGAGTTGAGCTCGATTGATGAAGAGGATACCGATAGCGCCAACCACAATGATGAAGACGTCGATGATGACAGTGTTGACAGCAGCATTGAGGATGGGGCCGAGGAGGACGGGTACGAAGAGCAGTTTAATGAGCCTGAAGATGATACGGCAGTCTGA
- the LOC100217067 gene encoding uncharacterized protein isoform X1 translates to MRPFHTPRPNQHHRARPGGDPGPPHLPGTPMHPAFPPPVPNLAAAANPMAAAAAANPFLALQLLGQAQQLQNLGFLAAAALQKQQQQAPFFPGGFPSNPNQFAPFAGGPPPVGFNGGGAFRPGGAWICGPRPPSPMMSPAGNGSNNNNIAGSGGASRPIFNVGRKDHNNIAGSGGMPRPILDAGRKDRDSSAGGNGEPYHFENRADGISNFVSENGNKITDQKSGFSVGRDGRGGRQFGAFRGRGRGRHPNQNRGRGSNNWGEIKSNFMGHKSSASKHCSDIAAPASGGRRKPPPIIYDANEVKQWVEARKKNYPTSVNVNKKLSEMKSDNENKDKDAQLRRQVELKEVIAKQQELGFDPPELPPGYLSEIGDQCIENKNNRKTQFRDSHFGNRFNNNKRSRYERGGFQSKRSKVWNCTPHADHGMVKSREPTLLQKLLSSDIKRDRHRLLHVFRFMTLNNFFKDWPDRPLQFPSVKMNQIEIGSNISTDDLENAGMSKDSILGVNENGDWKELSSIDEEDTDSANHNDEDVDDDSVDSSIEDGAEEDGYEEQFNEPEDDTAV, encoded by the exons ATGCGCCCCTTCCACACTCCCCGCCCCAACCAACATCACCGCGCACGGCCCGGCGGCGACCCGGGCCCGCCTCACCTTCCCGGTACCCCCATGCACCCCGCCTTCCCGCCACCTGTCCCcaacctcgccgccgccgccaaccCCATGGCTGCAGCGGCGGCGGCCAACCCTTTCCTGGCGCTGCAGCTTCTAGGCCAGGCCCAGCAGCTCCAGAATCTCGGtttcctcgccgccgccgcgctccagaagcagcagcagcaggcgccgTTCTTTCCTGGAGGGTTCCCTTCGAACCCCAATCAGTTTGCGCCTTTCGCGGGTGGCCCCCCGCCTGTCGGTTTCAATGGCGGCGGGGCGTTTCGACCGGGCGGTGCTTGGATTTGTGGGCCGCGGCCACCCAGTCCCATGATGAGCCCTGCGGGGAACGGTTCCAACAACAACAACATCGCTGGAAGCGGTGGAGCGTCGAGGCCGATTTTCAACGTTGGGAGGAAGGACCACAACAATATAGCTGGCAGCGGTGGCATGCCGAGGCCGATTCTCGACGCTGGGAGGAAGGACCGGGATAGCAGTGCTGGCGGCAACGGCGAG CCGTATCACTTTGAGAATAGAGCGGATGGCATATCTAATTTTGTCTCTGAAAATGGGAACAAAATAACAGACCAGAAATCAGGATTTAGCGTTGGAAGAGATGGTAGAGGTGGCAGGCAATTTGGTGCATttagagggaggggcagaggaagGCATCCTAATCAAAATCGTGGAAGAG GAAGCAACAACTGGGGAGAAATAAAATCAAACTTCATGGGACACAAAAGTTCAGCATCAAAGCATTGCAGTGATATTGCAGCTCCAGCATCTGGAGGACGCCGAAA GCCCCCTCCAATaatttatgatgcaaatgaagtTAAACAGTGGGTAGAGGCACGAAAAAAGAACTACCCTACAAGTGTCAACGTAAATAAG AAGTTGTCTGAGATGAAATCAGATAATGAAAACAAGGACAAAGATGCCCAACTGCGACGTCAGGTT GAACTGAAGGAAGTCATAGCAAAGCAACAAGAGCTGGGTTTTGACCCACCTGAGCTACCGCCTGGCTATCTATCAGAAATTGGGGATCAATGCattgaaaataaaaataatagGAAAACTCAATTCAGGGATTCTCATTTTGGAAATCGTTTCAATAATAACAAAAGATCAAGGTATGAGCGTGGAGGTTTTCAGTCTAAAAGATCTAAGGTATGGAACTGTACTCCTCACGCTGATCACGGGATGGTCAAGAGCAGAGAACCAACCCTCCTGCAGAAGCTTCTTAGCTCTGATATCAAGAGGGATAGACATAGACTTCTTCACGTGTTCAGATTCATGACCTTGAACAATTTCTTTAAGGACTGGCCTGACAGGCCTTTACAGTTTCCTAGTGTTAAGATGAATCAGATTGAAATAGGAAGCAATATTAGCACAGATGACTTGGAGAATGCTGGGATGTCCAAAGACAGCATCCTTGGTGTAAACGAAAATGGTGATTGGAAAGAGTTGAGCTCGATTGATGAAGAGGATACCGATAGCGCCAACCACAATGATGAAGACGTCGATGATGACAGTGTTGACAGCAGCATTGAGGATGGGGCCGAGGAGGACGGGTACGAAGAGCAGTTTAATGAGCCTGAAGATGATACGGCAGTCTGA
- the LOC111591137 gene encoding UDP-glycosyltransferase 72B3, producing MPMNLHMLSLVVHLSELAASLPGEFRDLAEPVRLPGCVPILGPDIVSSLQDRFDPSYVVMLHLVVRCREAAEAILINSFDAIKPEAVEVLRHPAKSGGHQCTLSTQILQAEPNDGGSVDVDFLQREEAERRERGDGGKEVSWGRKKWGGGDLLAAAGWEIWW from the coding sequence ATGCCCATGAACCTCCACATGCTCTCGCTCGTCGTCCACCTCTCCGAGCTGGCTGCCTCCTTGCCCGGCGAGTTCAGAGACCTGGCCGAGCCGGTGCGTCTACCCGGCTGTGTGCCCATCCTAGGGCCCGACATCGTCTCGTCGCTCCAGGACCGGTTCGACCCATCGTACGTGGTGATGCTGCACCTCGTCGTGCGCTGCCGCGAAGCCGCCGAAGCCATCCTCATCAACTCCTTCGACGCTATCAAGCCTGAGGCCGTCGAGGTTCTGCGCCATCCAGCAAAGTCCGGCGGCCACCAGTGTACCCTATCGACCCAGATCCTTCAGGCCGAGCCCAACGACGGCGGCAGCGTCGATGTCGATTTCCTCCAACGCGAAGAAGCGGAGCGTCGGGAGCGCGGTGACGGCGGCAAAGAGGTGTCGTGGGGGAGGAAGAAGTGGGGCGGGGGCGACCTCCTCGCAGCCGCGGGATGGGAGATCTGGTGGTGA